In one window of Nodosilinea sp. PGN35 DNA:
- a CDS encoding RidA family protein yields the protein MQRTIINTPNAPAPVGPYNQAVAASGQMLFVSGQIALDPATGNLVGEGDVVAQTEQVIANLRAILTAAGASLDHVVKTSVFLKDMNDFATVNEVYAKYFGGDQAPARASVEVARLPKDVAVEIECIAVL from the coding sequence ATGCAGCGCACCATCATCAACACCCCCAACGCTCCTGCCCCCGTCGGCCCCTATAACCAGGCGGTGGCGGCCAGCGGACAGATGCTCTTTGTCTCTGGCCAAATTGCCCTCGACCCGGCCACCGGAAACCTTGTCGGCGAAGGGGATGTGGTGGCCCAGACCGAGCAGGTGATCGCCAATCTCAGGGCCATTCTCACCGCCGCCGGGGCCAGCCTCGACCACGTGGTCAAAACCTCGGTGTTTCTCAAAGACATGAATGACTTTGCCACCGTCAACGAGGTCTACGCTAAGTACTTCGGCGGCGACCAGGCCCCGGCCCGCGCCTCCGTTGAGGTGGCGCGGCTGCCCAAGGATGTTGCCGTAGAGATTGAGTGCATTGCGGTGCTTTAG
- a CDS encoding Uma2 family endonuclease — protein MTQAQPKPLTFIQYLAQNDGTEYRHELTNGVLIDVPPESDDNISLALALAECLKQVVSWRLLRTHATTLQVQSLPGIPQENRFPDLMVLTPELADQLRGRSSAITLAMPNPALVVEVVSPYRSSTDDNFRRDYVDKRQQYEQRGIANYWIVDPTAARVTVLVLAQGGYQAEVFKGRSQIISPAFPTLALTVDQLFALGSQ, from the coding sequence ATGACCCAAGCCCAGCCTAAGCCCTTAACCTTTATCCAGTATCTCGCTCAGAATGACGGTACTGAGTACCGCCATGAGCTGACTAATGGAGTGCTGATTGACGTGCCGCCGGAGAGCGATGACAACATTTCCCTGGCCCTAGCCCTAGCCGAATGTCTTAAACAAGTTGTCAGCTGGCGGCTCCTTCGCACCCATGCCACTACCCTACAGGTGCAGTCTCTCCCAGGGATTCCCCAGGAGAATCGGTTCCCTGACCTGATGGTGCTAACCCCTGAACTGGCAGATCAACTGAGGGGGCGAAGCAGTGCCATCACGCTTGCCATGCCCAACCCCGCTTTGGTGGTGGAAGTGGTCAGCCCCTACCGCAGTTCCACCGACGACAATTTTCGCCGCGACTACGTTGACAAACGCCAGCAGTACGAGCAGCGCGGCATTGCTAATTATTGGATCGTAGACCCTACGGCGGCGCGAGTGACCGTGTTAGTGCTGGCGCAGGGAGGCTATCAGGCAGAGGTATTTAAGGGGCGATCGCAAATTATCTCACCGGCCTTTCCAACGTTGGCCTTGACCGTTGATCAGCTCTTTGCCCTGGGTAGTCAATAG
- a CDS encoding NUDIX hydrolase, with translation MTVYRNPAPTVDIIIELLHRPHRPIVLIERHHEPLGWALPGGFVDYGESVETAARREAQEETGLTITLMEQLATYSDPDRDPRKHTLSVVFLATATADPVAGDDAKTAAIVNPWEVPPNLCFDHDRILRDYWQYRFYGQRPRFGSG, from the coding sequence ATGACCGTCTACCGCAACCCTGCCCCCACCGTCGATATCATCATTGAACTACTGCACCGTCCCCACCGCCCCATCGTCCTGATCGAGCGCCACCACGAGCCCCTGGGTTGGGCGCTGCCCGGCGGCTTTGTAGATTACGGCGAAAGCGTCGAGACCGCCGCCCGCCGCGAAGCCCAGGAGGAAACTGGCCTCACCATCACCCTAATGGAACAGCTGGCCACTTACTCTGACCCCGATCGCGACCCCCGCAAACACACCCTGAGCGTAGTGTTTCTGGCCACCGCCACCGCCGACCCCGTCGCTGGCGACGACGCCAAAACCGCCGCTATCGTCAACCCCTGGGAAGTGCCCCCCAACCTTTGCTTTGATCACGATCGCATTTTGCGAGACTATTGGCAGTACCGCTTTTACGGGCAACGGCCCCGATTTGGCAGCGGGTAA